In Staphylococcus lloydii, the following proteins share a genomic window:
- a CDS encoding Wzz/FepE/Etk N-terminal domain-containing protein, translating into MNSNLNLLEIKKIVRKNIVLFITMPLIFLIISIVITNYFIDDKYVAKTQILVYEKKTQPLNFNNKVQEIQSNLQLVNTYSEIIKSPRILEKVAKESNVKYEADALAKMLTVTNQTDTQILNIAIQSKDAKEAERIANNVAKTFQKEIPKIMDVNNVSILSNANNTAVQVSPKILINAAIGFTSGLVLAIIIMIFRHLTDKRIKNETDVKENLDIPVLGLIQKYE; encoded by the coding sequence ATGAATAGTAATTTAAATTTATTAGAAATTAAGAAAATAGTGAGAAAGAACATCGTTTTGTTCATAACTATGCCACTGATTTTCTTAATTATTAGTATTGTAATAACAAATTACTTTATTGATGATAAATATGTAGCGAAAACACAAATATTAGTATATGAAAAAAAGACACAGCCTCTAAACTTTAATAATAAAGTACAAGAAATTCAATCAAATTTACAACTCGTAAATACGTATTCAGAAATTATTAAAAGTCCTAGAATTTTAGAAAAAGTTGCGAAAGAGAGCAACGTAAAATATGAGGCAGATGCATTAGCAAAAATGTTAACTGTAACTAATCAGACGGACACTCAAATTTTAAATATTGCGATTCAAAGTAAGGATGCTAAAGAAGCGGAACGTATTGCAAATAATGTAGCTAAAACTTTCCAAAAAGAAATACCGAAGATTATGGATGTAAATAATGTATCTATATTATCAAATGCAAATAATACTGCAGTACAAGTATCACCAAAAATATTGATCAATGCAGCTATTGGTTTTACAAGTGGTTTAGTGTTAGCGATTATTATAATGATATTTAGACATTTAACAGATAAGCGTATTAAAAATGAAACAGATGTAAAAGAAAACTTAGATATTCCTGTACTTGGATTAATTCAAAAATATGAATGA
- a CDS encoding polysaccharide biosynthesis tyrosine autokinase, with protein MFKRNATNTAKLFVHHNPKSVISEKFKTIRSNIMFSNATKCILITSEKPLSGKTTISSNIGVTYAQAGYKTLIIDGDMRKPSQHYVFNLSNSEGLSNLIINKANYEDAIKSTEIENLYVLTSGIVPPNPSELIGSKRFVEIFKKLEEIYDFIIIDTPPINAVTDAQLFAQVAKHSILVIDVQRNDRDEVKKAKDLLDAAGAKIIGAILNKVPLDNTLNYYYYYGNDEK; from the coding sequence ATGTTTAAAAGAAATGCAACGAATACAGCAAAATTATTTGTACATCATAATCCTAAATCGGTGATAAGTGAAAAGTTTAAAACGATTCGATCTAACATTATGTTTTCGAATGCTACAAAATGTATTTTAATTACGTCTGAAAAACCTTTATCTGGAAAAACGACAATTTCTTCAAATATTGGAGTTACCTACGCGCAAGCAGGTTATAAAACGTTAATTATAGATGGTGATATGCGCAAACCGTCACAACATTATGTTTTTAATTTATCGAATTCTGAAGGGTTGTCGAATTTAATTATTAATAAAGCAAACTACGAAGATGCTATTAAATCTACTGAAATAGAAAATTTATATGTCTTAACGTCTGGCATCGTACCTCCGAATCCGTCTGAATTAATAGGATCAAAGAGATTTGTTGAAATTTTTAAAAAGCTAGAAGAAATTTATGATTTTATAATTATTGATACGCCACCCATCAATGCTGTTACTGATGCTCAATTATTTGCACAAGTAGCAAAGCATAGCATTTTAGTTATAGATGTCCAAAGAAATGATAGAGATGAAGTAAAAAAAGCTAAGGATTTATTAGATGCTGCAGGAGCAAAAATTATAGGTGCCATACTTAATAAAGTACCATTAGATAATACTTTAAACTATTACTATTATTATGGAAACGATGAAAAATGA
- a CDS encoding tyrosine-protein phosphatase: MIDIHNHILPGIDDGPKDIAQTIDLLQQAKLQGITGIIATPHHLSPRFTNNIQNVKALINEIMQIPAIRNIGITIYHGQEVRLTDQIVDEIAQGNITGLNDSKYILIEFPSNEVPLYTKQLFYDLQIMGFIPIIAHPERNKILANDLSVLFDLINMGALSQLTASSLLGNLGKKIQKISLKMIDYELTHFVASDAHHSVSRPFEIAKLFKNRKLKKLNTKIETMFNHSQLIIRNSTIDKQQPINFTNKR, from the coding sequence ATGATAGATATACATAACCATATTTTGCCTGGTATAGATGATGGTCCGAAAGATATAGCACAGACTATTGATTTGTTACAACAAGCTAAGTTACAAGGTATAACAGGTATTATAGCTACGCCACATCATTTAAGTCCAAGATTCACGAATAATATTCAAAATGTAAAGGCGTTAATTAATGAAATCATGCAAATTCCAGCGATTAGAAATATAGGTATAACTATTTATCATGGCCAAGAAGTGAGGTTAACTGATCAAATTGTAGATGAAATTGCACAAGGGAATATTACTGGGTTAAATGACTCTAAATATATATTGATTGAGTTCCCATCAAATGAAGTGCCACTTTATACAAAGCAATTGTTTTATGATTTACAAATTATGGGTTTTATTCCAATTATTGCACATCCTGAAAGAAATAAAATATTAGCAAATGATTTAAGTGTACTATTTGACTTAATTAATATGGGAGCCTTGAGTCAATTGACCGCTAGTTCGCTTTTAGGAAATTTAGGAAAGAAAATTCAAAAAATCTCACTCAAAATGATTGATTATGAATTAACACACTTCGTAGCGTCTGATGCGCATCATAGCGTATCAAGACCTTTTGAAATAGCAAAATTATTTAAAAATAGGAAATTAAAAAAGTTAAATACCAAAATTGAAACGATGTTTAACCACTCGCAATTAATAATCAGAAATTCAACTATAGATAAGCAGCAACCTATTAATTTTACCAACAAGAGATAA
- a CDS encoding polysaccharide biosynthesis protein, with amino-acid sequence MTHFNTRQRLFILTAIDSLIVSFSIFLGYFILKPFYEFYPIKLLILSSIILLISHFGTAYFFGLYHRAWEYASISELMIIVRSISTSILITATIVSLISWTHLFIRLYFITWMLHLIFIGGSRMFWRIYRRKVIGQPLKKKPTLIVGAGQSASLLLRQMNNMAMEPLLAVDDNPNKQKMVIIDDVKVQGTIEQIPELIEKYKIQKLVVAIPSLEQSKLASINEMCNEAGVDLFKMPNINDVLSGELEVNQLKKIDVEDLLGREPVELDMAQIAKGITNQTVLVTGAGGSIGSEICRQICNFRPQKVILLGHGENSIYLINQELINKYAQTIEIIPVIADIQNKMQIASIINQYKPHAIYHAAAHKHVPLMEVNADAAFKNNVIGTKNIAEVAKAEDVKKFVMISTDKAVNPTNVMGSSKRIAEMIVQSLNDNNSNTQFVAVRFGNVLGSRGSVIPLFKKQIEQGGPVTVTHPDMTRYFMTIPEAARLVLQAGALAKGGEIFVLDMGEPVKIVDLAKNLIKLSGKNSNDIRIEYSGIRPGEKLFEELLKEDEIHPQQIYDKIYIGKSKVYESSKLYQCITQIGLGEIDIIDFARRSEKYLE; translated from the coding sequence ATGACACATTTCAATACTAGACAACGCTTATTCATTCTTACTGCAATAGATTCTCTCATCGTTTCATTCTCAATATTTTTAGGGTATTTTATTTTAAAACCATTTTATGAATTTTATCCCATTAAATTATTAATATTAAGCTCTATTATTTTGCTTATTTCCCATTTTGGGACGGCATATTTTTTCGGATTATATCATAGAGCTTGGGAGTACGCGAGCATAAGTGAACTAATGATTATAGTGAGATCTATTTCAACATCAATATTAATTACTGCAACGATTGTGTCTTTAATTTCGTGGACGCATCTATTTATTAGATTGTACTTTATTACTTGGATGCTGCATTTAATTTTTATTGGCGGTTCTCGTATGTTTTGGAGAATTTATAGAAGAAAAGTAATTGGGCAACCATTAAAGAAAAAACCTACATTGATAGTTGGCGCAGGGCAAAGCGCTTCATTATTATTAAGACAAATGAACAATATGGCTATGGAACCGTTGCTGGCCGTAGATGATAATCCGAATAAACAAAAGATGGTAATCATAGACGATGTGAAGGTACAAGGCACGATTGAACAAATTCCTGAGTTAATTGAAAAATATAAAATTCAAAAGTTAGTTGTTGCTATACCTTCGTTGGAACAATCTAAATTAGCTAGTATTAATGAAATGTGTAATGAAGCAGGCGTAGACCTTTTTAAAATGCCTAACATTAATGACGTATTGTCAGGTGAACTTGAAGTAAATCAACTGAAGAAAATAGACGTTGAAGATTTATTAGGTAGAGAGCCTGTAGAATTGGATATGGCTCAAATAGCAAAAGGGATAACGAATCAAACTGTCTTAGTGACAGGCGCAGGTGGTTCAATAGGATCAGAAATATGTCGCCAAATATGCAATTTTCGACCTCAAAAAGTTATTTTACTAGGTCATGGAGAAAATAGCATTTATTTAATTAATCAGGAGTTAATTAATAAATACGCACAAACGATAGAAATCATACCTGTTATAGCTGATATACAGAATAAAATGCAAATAGCTTCTATCATTAACCAATATAAACCACATGCTATTTATCATGCAGCAGCACATAAACACGTGCCATTAATGGAAGTCAATGCAGATGCAGCTTTTAAAAACAACGTAATTGGAACTAAGAATATTGCTGAAGTAGCAAAAGCAGAAGATGTTAAAAAGTTTGTAATGATTTCGACAGATAAAGCTGTAAATCCAACTAATGTCATGGGTTCAAGTAAACGTATAGCTGAAATGATAGTGCAAAGTCTTAACGATAACAACAGTAACACGCAATTTGTTGCTGTGAGATTTGGAAACGTACTTGGATCAAGAGGATCGGTCATTCCATTATTTAAAAAGCAAATAGAACAAGGTGGACCGGTAACGGTGACTCATCCTGATATGACGCGCTACTTTATGACGATACCAGAAGCGGCTCGATTAGTGTTGCAAGCTGGAGCTCTGGCTAAAGGGGGAGAAATATTTGTATTAGATATGGGTGAACCTGTAAAAATAGTCGATTTAGCCAAGAATTTAATTAAATTAAGCGGTAAAAATAGTAATGATATTCGCATTGAATACTCTGGTATTCGTCCAGGCGAAAAATTATTTGAAGAATTATTAAAAGAAGATGAAATCCATCCACAACAAATATACGACAAAATATATATTGGAAAATCGAAGGTATATGAATCTTCTAAACTTTATCAGTGTATAACTCAAATTGGCTTAGGTGAAATAGATATTATTGATTTCGCTAGAAGAAGTGAAAAATATCTTGAATAA
- a CDS encoding acyltransferase: protein MIYKLLKYLSKLLKLLPLKLRYLLYELNTTTNLKIQIALRYCIVASICERTGNNIYIGKHVSLKNIHHVEIGNNVNIHDMCYIDGYGGIKIGNDVSIAHATSILSSSHTWQDSALPIKYNDVIKGPVIIGNDVWIGCGARILSNVTIEDRTVVAAGTVANKNLITNHLGAGVPMQIKKKLEES from the coding sequence GTGATTTATAAATTACTCAAGTATTTAAGTAAATTGCTCAAATTATTACCTCTTAAATTGCGCTATTTATTATATGAATTAAATACAACAACAAATTTAAAAATACAAATTGCGCTTAGATATTGTATTGTGGCGAGCATATGCGAACGGACAGGTAACAATATTTATATTGGTAAACACGTTTCTTTGAAAAATATACATCATGTTGAAATCGGCAACAACGTGAATATACATGATATGTGCTACATCGATGGCTATGGCGGTATAAAAATAGGAAACGATGTTTCAATAGCACATGCTACTTCAATATTAAGTTCGTCACATACGTGGCAAGATAGCGCTTTACCTATTAAATATAATGACGTTATTAAGGGACCTGTAATTATCGGTAATGATGTATGGATAGGGTGTGGAGCTAGGATTTTAAGCAATGTAACAATCGAAGATAGGACGGTTGTTGCAGCTGGAACGGTCGCTAATAAAAACTTAATAACAAATCATTTAGGTGCTGGCGTACCAATGCAAATTAAAAAGAAATTGGAGGAAAGCTAA
- a CDS encoding NAD-dependent epimerase: protein MKVLITGVAGFIGSHLARKLIDKNLNVIGIDNLNDYYDVGLKERRLELIGTNNFKFYRQDIADYEQLEVIFKEERPSVVINLAAQAGVRYSLSNPHTYIDANVKGFMNILECCRHYQIEHLIYASSSSVYGANKKQPFNVHDSVDHPLSIYAATKKANELMAHTYSSLYHLPTTGLRFFTVYGPWGRPDMALFKFTKAIINEEKIDVYNYGNMMRDFTYVSDIVEAIAKLVHQPASHNSNWDGVEPDPATSFAPYKIYNIGNSQPVKLMDFVEAIERKLNKQAIKNYMELQPGDVPETYANVDDLYRDINFKPQVSVNEGVGQFIDWYVDYYK, encoded by the coding sequence ATGAAAGTTTTGATTACTGGCGTCGCAGGTTTTATTGGTTCACATTTAGCACGCAAACTCATAGATAAAAATCTGAACGTCATTGGTATAGATAATTTAAATGATTATTATGACGTCGGCTTAAAAGAACGACGTTTAGAACTGATTGGAACAAATAATTTCAAGTTTTATCGCCAAGATATAGCTGATTACGAACAATTGGAAGTGATTTTTAAAGAAGAACGACCTTCAGTTGTTATTAATTTAGCTGCGCAAGCTGGTGTGAGATATAGTTTGTCTAACCCTCATACATACATTGATGCAAACGTTAAAGGTTTTATGAACATATTAGAATGTTGTCGACATTATCAAATTGAACATTTGATATACGCCTCATCAAGTTCAGTTTATGGCGCAAATAAAAAACAACCTTTCAACGTTCATGATAGCGTTGATCATCCACTCAGTATTTATGCCGCGACGAAAAAAGCGAATGAATTGATGGCCCATACATATAGTTCTCTTTATCATTTGCCGACGACCGGATTAAGATTTTTTACTGTATATGGGCCGTGGGGTCGACCAGATATGGCGCTATTTAAATTTACGAAGGCTATTATAAATGAAGAAAAAATTGATGTTTATAATTATGGCAACATGATGCGCGATTTTACTTATGTATCAGATATCGTTGAAGCCATTGCTAAACTTGTTCATCAACCTGCAAGTCACAATAGCAATTGGGATGGGGTAGAACCGGACCCTGCAACTTCTTTTGCGCCATATAAAATTTATAACATCGGTAATAGTCAACCAGTTAAGTTAATGGACTTTGTTGAAGCCATAGAACGTAAGTTAAATAAACAAGCAATTAAAAATTATATGGAATTACAACCGGGAGACGTTCCCGAAACATACGCAAATGTAGATGACTTATATCGAGATATTAATTTCAAACCACAAGTCAGTGTTAATGAAGGTGTAGGGCAATTCATCGATTGGTATGTTGATTACTATAAATAA